The proteins below come from a single Alnus glutinosa chromosome 9, dhAlnGlut1.1, whole genome shotgun sequence genomic window:
- the LOC133877197 gene encoding uncharacterized protein LOC133877197 has translation MSCSWKSEATSGEPICRCGVPAPLKTSFTDENFGRLFYGCVNYEVGRSCGFFQWKDSEMCEHARRALTRVQHRHAMLNKEVVELKAKLEIKAIRYDMQVKIAKTNSRILAFSWVFFVVFLAVFWGNLYGVSQGHMSYKQLP, from the exons ATGTCTTGTTCATGGAAGAGCGAAGCAACATCCGGAGAGCCCATCTGCCGGTGTGGAGTACCTGCACCTTTGAAGACTTCCTTTACCGATGAAAATTTCGGCCGCTTGTTCTACGGTTGTGTGAACTATgag GTTGGTCGGTCTTGCGGATTCTTCCAATGGAAAGATTCTGAAATGTGTGAACATGCTAGACGAGCATTGACTCGTGTGCAACACAGGCACGCTATGCTGAACAAggaagttgtagaattgaaggcCAAGCTAGAGATCAAAGCAATTCGATATGACATGCAAGTGAAAATTGCAAAGACAAATAGCcgaattttggcattttcttgggttttttttgttgtcttcttaGCTGTGTTTTGGGGCAACTTGTATGGTGTCAGTCAAGGACATATGTCCTACAAACAGCTACCTTGA